A single window of Pyrus communis chromosome 10, drPyrComm1.1, whole genome shotgun sequence DNA harbors:
- the LOC137747816 gene encoding uncharacterized protein, which translates to MVGSTFAKILDKHCLEGHNFPTWYRNVKILLTLEKIIYVLDKPLPDIPLGPEATEDERAKYDKHVEDDTQAKCYMLASMNEELQRQHEGMDSAFSIILHLTELYGEGTRNRRFNTVCELVKTKMVKGAPVHQHVLKMIGFIEQLENLGTPLDGELAQDFILASLPDSFSQFVMNYNMNKMDHTLSELLNMLVTAEKTMIKENVVGTSAVAYNKPSSSKSKPQGKGKGKEKKSPTLKPKGGVKKKKAMEPKGACHHCGKEGHWKRNCMLYLATLKDKPQGGGAK; encoded by the exons ATGGTTGGAAGCACGTTCGCGAAAATACTCGACAAACATTGCCTAGAGGGGCATAATTTCCCAACCTGGTATCGTAATGTCAAGATTCTCCTAACATTGGAGAAGATTATTTACGTACTTGATAAGCCTCTTCCTGACATACCTCTTGGCCCTGAGGCCACAGAGGATGAACGTGCTAAGTATGACAAGCATGTTGAGGATGATACACAAGCCAAGTGCTATATGTTGGCTTCCATGAATGAGGAGCTACAGAGACAGCACGAGGGCATGGACAGTGCATTTTCCATAATACTCCATCTTACGGAGTTATATGGTGAAGGGACGCGCAACCGTCGCTTTAACACTGTTTGTGAACTTGTGAAGACCAAGATGGTCAAAGGGGCTCCAGTGCATCAACATGTACTGAAGATGATAGGATTCATAGAACAACTGGAGAACCTAGGTACTCCACTTGACGGGGAATTGGCCCAGGACTTTATATTGGCTTCTCTTCCTGATTCATTTTCACAGTTCGTAATGAACTACAACATGAATAAGATGGATCATACTCTCTCTGAGTTACTAAACATGTTAGTAACTGCTGAGAAAACTATGATAAAAGAGAACGTTGTAGGGACTTCTGCAGTAGCCTACAACAAGCCATCCTCTTCCAAGTCTAAGCCGCAAGGCAAAGGCaaagggaaggagaagaagtcaCCCACTCTTAAGCCGAAAGGGggagtgaagaaaaagaaggcaaTGGAGCCCAAGGGGGCTTGCCACCACTGTGGAAAGGAGGGACATTGGAAGAGGAATTGCATGTTATACCTTGCAACTCTTAAGGACAAGCCACAAG gtgGAGGAGCTAAGTAG